From the Sulfurospirillum tamanense genome, one window contains:
- a CDS encoding flagellar basal body L-ring protein FlgH produces MKRYGVISLAVLPLMFAGCASHTADPRIDMTPPAYVEELPPRAPVSNLSNPGSLYGRGDNPLFSDRKAMNTNDIVTVVISESLTQTSNASKNISKENTDRLGGGI; encoded by the coding sequence ATGAAACGATATGGTGTAATTTCATTGGCAGTGTTGCCCTTGATGTTTGCCGGATGTGCAAGCCACACCGCTGATCCACGCATTGACATGACGCCCCCTGCCTATGTGGAAGAACTCCCTCCGCGCGCGCCTGTAAGTAATTTATCAAATCCGGGAAGCCTTTATGGAAGAGGGGATAATCCTCTGTTTTCTGACCGAAAAGCGATGAATACCAATGATATTGTAACCGTTGTCATCAGTGAGTCTTTGACACAAACCTCCAATGCAAGTAAAAATATTTCTAAGGAAAACACTGACAGATTGGGAGGGGGCATTG
- the pta gene encoding phosphate acetyltransferase, with amino-acid sequence MQTKSLYIASLEPAAGSLIVAMGIMEMLKGRMEKVAFFRPVIPTRATTDGDIDFMLGYFSLQQSYEDTFGFSVDEVETMVASGNRHDLMEALIGKFKLLESQYDFVLCEGLSSSSLTSSFDFDINLEIAKNLGVPVVTVLNGNGKTLKEVHEEIRIESATIKTEGCTHFATFANRLSQDVFETLKKDESLDSDQPVFLLPEIPELDSPTIAEIKKYLKCDMILGGEQDLRRVVKQSKVAAMTMEHFLDHLEDGDLVIVPGDRPAIMLAAIAANYSKVYPTIAGILLTGGFVPKQAILELVQGITHFNGIPVLTSTKDTFKTAMDVNNVPARITPQSKRKIALAMGLFNANVDKLRIEEKIKTSTASSAMTPIMFEYSLFEKARSNKKTIVLPESEDVRILRAAEILLRRDVVNLVLLGNESEVMHKAMTLGLDLKGVRIIDPATSPLSEEFVTAFYELRKAKGLKLAAAKDAMVSPNYFATMMVYLGHADGMVSGAVHTTADTIRPALQTIKTKPGISVVSSVFFMCLDTRVLVYGDCAVNQDPNAQELAQIAISSAQTAKAFGVEPRIAMLSYSTGDSGSGDEVEKVRTATKLVKELRPDLLVEGPIQYDAAIDPQVAKTKLPNSKVAGQATVFIFPDLNTGNNTYKAVQRSSGALAIGPVLQGLNKPINDLSRGCLVEDIVNTVAITAIQAQGDNA; translated from the coding sequence ATGCAAACCAAAAGTCTGTACATTGCGTCACTAGAGCCAGCCGCTGGCAGTTTAATCGTAGCAATGGGCATTATGGAAATGCTCAAAGGCCGCATGGAAAAAGTAGCTTTTTTCCGACCCGTCATCCCCACTAGGGCGACAACAGATGGGGATATTGATTTTATGCTGGGGTATTTTTCCTTACAGCAATCCTATGAAGACACTTTTGGGTTCAGTGTTGATGAAGTAGAAACAATGGTAGCAAGCGGAAATCGCCATGACCTCATGGAGGCTTTGATTGGTAAATTCAAACTCCTAGAAAGCCAATACGATTTTGTCTTATGCGAAGGGCTTAGTAGCTCCTCTCTTACCTCTTCTTTTGATTTTGATATCAACTTGGAGATTGCTAAAAATCTAGGTGTTCCTGTTGTCACGGTTCTTAATGGCAACGGAAAAACCCTCAAAGAAGTACATGAAGAGATACGTATCGAATCTGCAACCATCAAAACAGAAGGCTGTACCCATTTTGCCACCTTTGCAAATCGCCTAAGCCAAGATGTTTTTGAAACACTCAAAAAAGACGAGAGCCTCGATTCTGACCAGCCCGTATTTTTACTCCCTGAAATTCCCGAACTTGATTCCCCAACCATTGCAGAAATTAAAAAGTATCTCAAATGCGACATGATTCTAGGAGGCGAGCAAGATTTAAGACGGGTTGTCAAGCAGAGTAAGGTTGCCGCCATGACCATGGAGCATTTTCTTGACCACTTAGAGGATGGGGATTTGGTCATCGTTCCTGGCGATCGCCCCGCAATCATGCTAGCAGCCATTGCGGCCAACTACTCCAAAGTCTACCCTACTATCGCAGGGATTTTACTAACCGGTGGATTTGTACCAAAACAAGCCATTCTAGAACTTGTTCAGGGCATCACCCATTTTAATGGCATTCCTGTTTTAACAAGCACAAAAGATACCTTTAAAACCGCCATGGATGTCAACAACGTTCCCGCGCGCATCACCCCTCAAAGTAAGCGAAAAATCGCTCTTGCTATGGGGCTTTTTAACGCCAATGTAGATAAGCTAAGGATTGAAGAAAAAATTAAAACCTCAACAGCTTCTTCGGCAATGACGCCCATTATGTTCGAATACAGCCTTTTTGAAAAGGCAAGGAGCAACAAAAAGACCATTGTCTTACCCGAAAGTGAGGACGTGCGAATTTTGCGCGCTGCAGAAATTCTTTTGCGTCGAGATGTGGTCAACCTTGTTCTTTTGGGCAACGAAAGCGAAGTCATGCACAAAGCCATGACCTTGGGCCTTGACCTTAAGGGCGTGCGCATCATTGACCCCGCCACCTCTCCCTTGAGCGAAGAATTTGTCACTGCTTTTTATGAACTTCGAAAAGCCAAAGGCCTCAAACTTGCTGCTGCTAAAGATGCCATGGTAAGTCCAAACTATTTTGCCACTATGATGGTTTACCTTGGACACGCTGATGGCATGGTCTCAGGTGCAGTGCACACAACCGCTGACACCATTCGCCCCGCCCTTCAAACCATCAAAACAAAACCTGGCATCTCGGTGGTTTCAAGTGTCTTTTTTATGTGTCTTGATACCCGCGTTTTAGTCTACGGGGATTGTGCGGTAAACCAAGACCCTAACGCTCAAGAATTAGCACAAATTGCCATCTCTTCAGCACAAACAGCCAAAGCCTTTGGTGTAGAGCCACGCATTGCGATGCTTTCGTATTCTACGGGAGATTCTGGTAGTGGAGACGAAGTGGAAAAAGTACGCACAGCGACCAAGCTTGTCAAAGAGCTTCGCCCTGATCTTCTTGTCGAAGGCCCTATTCAGTACGATGCTGCCATCGACCCCCAAGTTGCTAAAACCAAACTCCCCAACAGCAAGGTTGCAGGACAAGCGACTGTCTTTATTTTCCCTGACCTTAACACTGGCAACAACACCTACAAAGCCGTACAACGCTCCTCTGGTGCCCTTGCTATAGGACCTGTGCTTCAAGGCCTCAACAAACCCATCAATGACCTAAGTCGAGGTTGTTTAGTAGAAGATATTGTTAACACCGTGGCCATTACTGCCATTCAAGCCCAAGGAGATAACGCGTGA